The DNA window CGATCCGGCCAAGCCCGGGCAAGTGCTCACGCAGAGCGGCTGGGAGACGCCGTCGGAGCACCAGGAGACCATATTGGTCAAGGGCGCGCCGGCCGAAACGCTGGTGGTGCGCGAAACCTCGCTCGGCCCGATCCGCGAAGCGATGGGCCGCAGCTACGCGGTGCATTGGACCGCGCACACGCTGGCGGCCGTCAACGTGAACGTCCAGAAGCTGGAGGGCGCCGATACGCTGGACCAGGCCTTGGCGATCGCGCCGACCCTTGGCATTCCGGCGCAGAACTTCGTCGGCGGCGACGACAAGGGCAACATCGGCTGGACCGTCGCCGGTCCGCTGCCGCGCCGCGCGCCGGCCGGCGTGGAGATCACCTATCCATTGAGCGCCGACGACAAGGCCGGCGTGTGGGATGGCTGGCTGACGCCGGCCGAATATCCGAAGGTGGTCAATCCCGCCAGCGGCCAGCTGGCCACCGCCAACAGCCGTCAGCTGGCCGGCGCCGGCGCGGCGTTCCTCGGCGACGGCGGCTTCGATCTGGGCGCCCGCACGCACCAGGTGCGCGAGGACCTGACGGCGCTGGGCGCGAAGACCGACGTCAAGAAGGTCTACGCCATCGCGCTGGACGACCGCGCGGTGTTCCTGACGCCGTGGCGCAAGCGCGCCATCGCGGCGCTCGACGGCAAGGCGGTCGCCGACCATCCGCGCCGCGCCGAAGCGCTGGAGCTGTTGAAAACCAGTTGGACCGGCAGGGCCAGCGTCGACTCGGTGGGCTACCGCATCACGCGTGCTTATATGTACGCGCTGTACGACATCCTGTTCGAGAACGCCGACCAGCAGATGGCCGCGATCGATCCGAAAGCGAGTATGGCGGCCATCAGCGCGCGCTGGCCGGTGGTGCTGGCGCGCCTGCTGGACGCGCAGCCGCCCGGATGGCTGCCGCCGCAGTTCGCCGACTGGCAGGTCTTGCAACTGACGGCGCTGGACCGCGTGATCGCCGATCTGACCAAGGACGGCGAGCCGTTTTCGGAGGCCACCTGGGGCAGGCGCAATACCGCCGCCAGCGCCCATCCGATGGCGTCGGCGCTGCCGGTGGTCGGCCGTTTCCTGAAGGTGGCGCCGGACATGTTGTCGGGCGACCAGCACATGCCGCGCGTGGCCGGACCGACGTTCGGACAGTCCGAACGCATGACGGTGACGCCGGGGCGCGAGCAGGAAGGCATATTTAATATGCCGGCGGGCCAGAGCGGCCATCCCTTGTCGCCGAATTTCCTCGGCGGACGCGAGGATTGGCTCGGCGCACGCGAGTCGCCGTTGCTGCCGGGGCCGGTGAAGCACACGCTGACGTTCGTGAAGTAAAGGCAGAACTAACCCGGCATCCCGACGCTCTAACCTGCAGGACGCAATGTGCGGTGCGTTGCGTCGCGGCACGGGGAGGCGGCGATGGATGACGGACCGGTGGTGTTGGGCATAAACCGAACGCAGGACGCCAGCGCTTGCCTGCTGCGCGGCTCGACCTTGCAGTGGGCGGTGCAGAAGGAGCGGCTGAGCCGTGTCAAGCATCACTGGGGCCGGCCGGGCGATCTGCAAGACTATTACGCGGCGCGCCTGCCGGGACTGGACGCGCCGGTCGACGTGCTGGTCGAATGTTATTCGTCCGACGCCGAGATCGACAATCTGGTCGCCTACGAGCGCGAGCTGGCCACGACCCTGAAGCTGGCGCCGCACGCGCGCCGCGCCCGCATCTCGCACCATGCGGCGCATTTATATAGCGCCTTCCATCCGTCGCCGTTCACGCGGGCCGCGGTCATGGTCATCGACGGCCAGGGCAGCGCGGTCGTCGATTTCACCGAGCATTGGGCCGACGCGGCCGCCGTGCCGGGCCACTGGCGCGAGGTGTCGTCGTTTTATATGGCCGCCCGCGACCATGTCGGGCGCATCGATTGCATCGGCAAGCAGCTGTGGGAGCGCGACGAGCAACAGCCCGCCGGCCTCGGCATGTTCTATTTCATGCTGACCCAGGCGATTTTTCCCGGCGAGGGCAACGAGGGCAAGGTGATGGGCCTGGCGCCGTTCGGCGACCCTTATGCGCTGGGCATGCCGCCGCTCGAAGTCGACGGCTGCCGGGTGTTCATGCCGGATCGCTGGCGCGCGCTGCTGGCCGAGCGCGAGCGCTTCCGCTACGCGCCGACGGGCGGCGGCGTCCTCCAGGACATCGCCAATCTGGCGGCGGCGGGCCAGTCCGCCTTCGAGGACGCGCTGTTGCAGGTGGCGCGCTGGCTGCACGCGCGCACCGGCGCCGACCAGTTGTGCTTTGCCGGCGGCACCGCGCTTAATTGTTCGGTCAACGAGCGGCTGCTGTGCGAAACGCCGTTTCGCTCGCTGTTCATCCCGCCGACGCCGGGCGACGGCGGCACCGCGCTCGGTTGCGCCGTCTACGGCCTGACCGAACTGGCCGAACGCCGCTGCGATTTCCGCTGGCGCGACGATTATCTGGGACCGCCGCCGGATGACGCCGATATCGAGGCGGCGCTGCGCGACGCCGACGACCTGCTGGTCGAGCGCCTGGATAGCCGGGAGGCCTTGTGCGCGCGCATGGTCGATCTGCTGGCCGACAACAAGGCGCTGGCGCTGTTCCAGGGGCGCAGCGAATTCGGCCCGCGCGCGCTGGGACACCGCAGCATACTGGCCGATCCGCGCGGCGAGCGGATGCGGGACTGGATCAACGCCCGCGTCAAGCAGCGCGAATGGTTTCGGCCGCTGGCGCCGGCGGTGCTGCTGGAGCGGGCCGGCGAATACTTCGACCTGATGCATCCGGCGCCGTTCATGCAATTCGCGGTGCCGGTCACCCCGTTCGGCGCCCAGCGGCTGGGCGCCACCACGCACATCGACCGCAGCGCCCGACTGCAAAGCGTGGGGCCGGATGACGACCCCTTGCTGCGCGCATTGCTGCTGGCGTTCGAGGCGCGCACCGGCGTGCCGGTGCTGCTCAACACATCGTTCAACCGCAAGGACGAACCGATCGTCGAGACACCATCGGAGGCGGTGGAGGCGTTCCGTGCCACGCCGCTGCATGCGCTGGCAATGCCACCCTACTTGGTGCGCAAAAGGGTGGAACCCGATGCACCGTTCTGAGGGCGCGCTATGATTCAGCTCTATCCCGCGCCCGCCAGCGTGCTGCCCGGACAGCGGCTGGTGCTGCACGTGTCGACCGACCGGCCGCGCTTTCGCGTGCATTTCTTCCGCTGGAGCGTGACCCTGCAGCCCGTGCTGCGCTCGGACTGGCTGCGCGGCGAACACGCGCCCCCGCGCGGACCGGACGAGGACTGGGACTGGCCCGCCTATGGTTTCGAGATCCCCGGAGACTGGAGCTCGGCCGTCTACATCGCCTGCTGCGAAGCGGACGGCGCGCCGCCGCCGGCGCCATGGATGCCGCAGGCGGCCGCGCTGTTCGTGGTGCGCGGCGCCGCGCGCGGAGGCCTGCTGGTCAAGCTGCCGTTGGCGACCTGGCACGCTTATAACCACAGCGGAGGTGGCTGCTTATACGACAATCCACCGCGCTCGACGCATCCTCCGGGCGCGCGACTGTCGCTGCGGCGTCCCGGCGGTGGCACGGGCGGCACGATCTTCGGCGCGCCGGATCATTACGACACCAGTTCGCCGCGCCAGAGCTTTGCGCACTGGGACGCGCGCTTCATCCGCTGGCTGCTGCGCAACGGATACGAGCCGGAGTTCTGCACCGACTTCGATGTCCACGCCGACCCCGGTCTGTGCGGACGCTACCGCTTGCTGCTGAGCGCCGGCCACGACGAATACTGGAGCGAGCCGGCGCGCGACCATGTGGAAGCGTTCATTGCCAACGGCGGCAACGCGGCCTTCTTCGCCGCCAATCTGTGCTGGTGGCGCATCCACTACGTCGACGAGGGCCGGGCCATGGTCTGCCACCAGGGCGGTCCGCACGGCGCGCTCGATCACTGGTGGCCGCGCGGCGGCGCCGGCCGGCCGGAGGACGCGCTGGGCGGCGCCAGTTACCGGCACGGCGGCGGATGGTGGGATGGGCCGCGCCGCAGCCGGGGCTATACGGTGCATGCCGCCGACCATTGGGCCTTCGCCGGTACCGGCCTGCGGCGCGGGGAGGTGTTCGGCGCGGATACGCGGCCACCGCTGGTCGGCTATGAGTGCGATGGTGTCCCGGTGGAGCGCGAAGCGGGAGCGGTAGCCGGGACGGGAGCGTGCGCCGGCGCTTCGGATGCCTTGCCGCGCCTGGCGCCCGGGGCGGCCGGTTACGGCACGCCGCAGACCTACGAACTGCTTGCCAGCAGCGTGCTGGATGAGGGCTGGCAGGAGTTGCCGGCCCGCGAGCGACACGAGGCGGGGCAGGGCATCCACGCCGCCTGCATGGGTATCTTCGTACGTGGCGGCACGGTGTTCAGTGCGGGCACGACCGATTGGGCGCAGGTGCTCGACAGTGGGCAGGACAGGCACGTGGAACGCATCACCGCCAACGTCATCGAGCGCCTGCTGGCGAACGGGGAGGCGCGATGAACCCGCCGCTGCTGCAGCGCATAGGCGAAGGTCCCGTGGCAGTATTCCGCGCGTTGTACCTGGGCGACATGCTGTGCGCGGTGCCGGCGTTGAAGGCGCTGCGTATGGCCTTGCCGCGCTCCCGCATAGTCCTTGTGGGCCTGCCGTGGGCCGAGCAGTTCTCCAGGCGCTACAGCGCCTATGTCGACGACTTCATCGCCTTTCCCGGCCATCCCGATCTGCCGGAACAGCCGGCGCTGCCGTACGCGCAGGAGGAATTCTATTCGCATATGCGCGGGCAGGAGTTCGCGCTGGCGTTGCAGATGCATGGCAGCGGCGAGGTCAGCAATGGAATCGTCGGTGCGTTCGGCGCCCGCGTGCAGGCCGGCTACGGCACCGTCGCCAGGTCGCCGTGCGGCACCAGGCATGCCTTGCCTTTTCCGGGACACGGGGCGGAGCCGTTGCGTTTGCTGCGGCTGGTGCGGTGGCTGGGCGCCGACGCCATTGGTTGCCGCATGGAGTTTCCGTTGATGCAGGAAGACTGGGACGAGTTGGCACAGACCGGCGCCGCGCGCGGTCTGCATGCCGGCAGTTACGTTTGCATTCATGCCGGGGCGCGCACGCGCGACAAATGCTGGCCGCCGGCGCGCTTCGCCGAAGTGGCGGACCGGTTGGCGTTCGAGCATGGGTTGAAGATCGTTCTTACCGGTTCCGCCAGCGAGGCCGATCTGGCCGATGCCGTGGCCGATCGCATGAGCACGCCCGCGATCAACGCCACGGTGCCGATGTCGGTGGGGGCGATGGCGGCGTTGATGAGCGGGGCGCGGTTGTTGATCAGCAATGACACCGGCGTGTCCCATATCGCCGCCGGCTTGGGGTTGAGGAGTGTGGTGATCTTCAGCAAAGCCGACATGGGGCGTTGGGCGCCGCTGAACCGGCGGCTGCATCGCTGCATCCGCGACCCGGAAGCGCGAAAGACGCAACTGGTGCTGGCGCAGGCGCGCTCGCTGCTGGTGGCGGCGCGGATGGCGGATGCGGCGCAGCGGCGTCATTGGGCGTGGGTGTATGCATAAGGCCTGATCGCAGAAAGTCCAACATAACACGTAGGGCGGATTAGGCGGAACGCCGTAATCGGCCATCTATGGGCCGTCGAGACGCATGCATGGCGGATTACGCTTCGCTAATCCGCCCTACGTGTCTCCGAGGTATATCTGGCTATCTGTCCGATCGTCATTTCGTGTCGCGGAAGAGCTCCAAAGCCAGCGCGATCACCTCATCGTGCCCGACATCGGCGACAAAACTGGCATCATGCGCGCAGCGCGTACGCAGATTCTCCTCGCCGCACACGGGACAGTGCACGCGCATGGATAAGGCCGGCCGCAGAAGATGCTGCGCCAGCGGACACGACTCGATCATATTCGTCAGCCAAAACACCCCAACCGCCGGCTTGCCCAGCGCTAGCGCCAGATGCAGCGGCCCGGTGTCGTTGGAGACGATCAGCTCCGCCCGGTCGAGCAAGCCGCACAGGCCCGCCAACGGCAGCCTGCCGGTCAGGTCGATCGGGCGGTGGCGCATATGCTGCACCAAGGCCCTGGCGGTGTCCGCCTCGGCCTCGGTGGCGCTGATCACGATCTGTGCGCCGGCATCCGCCAGCGCATCGGCCACGGCGGCAAACCCCGCCGGCGCCCAGCAGCGGCGCGGGTCGCTGGCGCCGGGATGCATGACCACCAGGCGCGCGCCCGCATGGTCGGGGAGTATCCGGTCGGCCATGGCGCGGTCGGCAGCGGTGACCTCCAGCTCCGGTGAAACCAGACTCGGGCGCGCGCCGGCCAGCGCAGCGATCTGCAACAACTCGATGCGGCGGTTCGCCAGGCGGCTGTAGGCGATGGTGCGGTCGAGCGGGGGAGCACCCGGCGTGGCGGCGCCGATGCTGACCGTGGCGCCGAGCGAGGCGACGAAGGCGTTCGAGTAAGTGCCGCCGCCGTACATTTGCAGCGCCAGGTCGATGCGCATGTTGCGGAGCGCCGCCACCAACTGGCGCGCGGAATCGGGAGTCGACCCGTCGGGCGGCGCGCCGATGCCCGGCAGCGCCGGCATGACGATGACGTCGCTCACGGGCCCGGGCCGCCCGTGCAGGAAACTGGCATGCCAGGGTTTGCCCAGCAGCGTGATGCGGGCAGCCGGATAGCTCGCACGCAGTCCGTGCAATGCCGGCAGGGCGAAGACGTAGTCTCCTATCGCGTTCGGACGCAATGCGACGATGTGCCGGACATCCGGCAGCGGCGAGCCCGGCGCCATCAGTTGGGCTTGCGGCGGGGCTGGCGTTCGCGCTGAAGGCGCCGGTGTCGACATGCCGGTCTCAGCCTCGTCGCGGCCGGGGCGCATCTCACTGCGGCGGCGCCGGTTGCCGTAGCACATGCGGCGCGTTGCATGCACGCTGCGTGATGGTGGTCGGCAGTTCCATGTGGTAGGCGCCCGACGGGATCATCCCGCAGCCGCCGAAGCGGGCCATGACCTGTAGCTGCGCTTGCGCGTCCTCGCCGCAATGTTCGACTGGCAGCTCCGGCCAGAAGTCGAAACCGCCGGCCGCGCGCAGTTTTTCCGTGTCGTACAGCACGCAGCCGCCTATCCACGCCACCCGGTAACATCGGCTGTTGGCGCGTGTAAGGCCGAGCCGTGATTGCACATGGAACAAGTTGGCGGCGCTGTGCAAGCGATGCCGCCGCCATGCCGGTCCGTCCGGGGCGATCGTTTCCGGCGCCACCGACGACTGCCAGAATTCGATGGCTTCCTCATCAGGACGCACGTCGCCGACGTGGCTCAGGCCGTGCAACGCGCTGCCGACGAAGCCGCATTGCTGCTCGGCGATGGTTTTCAGCAGCCGCTCGATCAGGTTGCTGTCGAGCAGCACGTCGTCATCGAGAAACAGGCAGTAGGGCGCGCGCGCCCGGGACAGCAGAAAGGCGCGCTGTTCCGCCATGCCGCGCCGTGGCAGATGGCGCGACGTGCTGACCTCGTGCCCCTGGGCAAGCAGAAAGCGCAGCGCGGCCAGTACCAAGGGTTGTTCCAGCGAACCGTCTCCGTCCGACTGGTCGGAGACGACCACCCGCAGATGCGGCGTCGTCTGTGCCGCCAGCGATATCAGCGTGGCCGTCAGCGCATGCGGACGGTTGAACGTGGGCACCAGGACATCGACCCGCCCGCTCACGGTCCGCCTCCCTGTTCGGCGGCGCGGGTTGCCGGCCTGCCGTACAGCCACGGGTTGAGCGCCGGGTCGTTGTACATCTTGAACTGGCGGTAGACCTTGAAGCGGGCGGCGCCCGAGGCCGTCTCGGCCAGCAGCCGGTCGAGGCAACCGGCCAGGTCAGCGCGTTGCGCGACAAGCCGCTCGAGCCGGGCGGCACATTCGGCCATGTGCGCCGTCCCCGCTTCGGCACGGTGCGCCTGTACGCGCATGTGGAATATTTTCAGCGCGAGTATGGACAGCCTGTCGATCATGGCGCCAGCCGTTTCACTACTCAGCCGCGCGTCGGCGTGGCCGCCGCCGGGCGGCGGGCGCGTCGACAGGGCCGACAGCCGCGCCAGCAGCGCCTCGTCGATGGCCTCGACGGCATCGTTGCGCGACTGGTTGTGGCGGTCGATCGCGCGTTTGCTCGCCGCGATGACTTCGGCGCCGACATCGGTGCGCCGCGCGCGATCTTCCTCGGCCCACAGCCGGCGGTTGTGATGATGGTTTGCGCGGATGGCGCGCCAGACGATATCCGCCTCGTCGTGGCGGTCATCAGCGCAAGCTTGCGGGCGCAGCAGCGCCTCGTCGTGGAAGCGGACGATGACGCCGACCTCCGGCAGTGAGAACAAGCGGCCTTGCATGGGACGCCGCTCAGTGGTCGCGACGACGGCCGCCACTGCCGCCGCCGTCGCTATCGTCGCGCTGCTGGTCGCCACGTTCCGCATGGTCTTGCGACGGCCCTTTGAATGCCGCGCTGACATCGGCCGGTGTCTGGAACTCCTCGTCCGGGAGCTGGTCGAGCGAAGCGCAGACGCTCTCATCTGCTCCTTGCTGCCTGGCGGTCTCGATCAGCGTCTGTTTGTCCGTGGGATAGTCGACGCCTTTTAAATACTTCTGAATCTGGATTGGATTTGCGTGTGCCATATGAATCTCCTGCATCCTCCGTGGACGCTGACGTGTATTCGACGCTGCCATTTCCACCGCGTCTGTACGTATGACCGTCGGTTGGCCGTCCCGGTTCCAGATACGCGCGCCGAACTTCGCCGGATCGAGAAAATAACCTTGATCGGCGGCAGGCACTTCTGACGTCATTGCCGGTCTAACCGAGGCGCGTGCGCACCGTGCGTGCCGGATTTGAGCCAAGGGAGCGGCAACGATGAACGAAGGCAAGGAGGGCGCACGGGACGGCGCGCGGCGAGCGGCAGAAGACCTGGGGGTGGGTAACGCCGGCCTGCGGTGGAGCGCGTGGTGGCGTCCGCTGCCGGGCGAGGCCGCGTATGACATGTGGTGCCTGCTGCTCGGCTACCGCTGGCGCATCGTCGCGGCGCTGCTGGTGCTGGTGCTTGCCAAGGCCGCGACCGTCGCCGTGCCGTTGCTGCTCAAACGCATCATCGAGGCGCTGTCCGCTCCGGTGCAACTGGCCGCGCTGCCGCTGGCCCTGCTGGCAGGCTATGCGCTGCTGCGCTTCGCCGCCACCTTGCTCAACGAGCTACGCGACCTGCTGTTTTCGCGTGTGGCGCAAAGCACGGTGGCTTTGTACGCGCAGAAGACCTTCGTTCACCTGCATGCGCTGGGGGCGCGCTTCCATACGCGGCGCCAGATCGGCGGCTTGCTGCCGGACATAGACCGCGGCACCAGCGCCATCGCTTTCCTGCTGGGCGTCGGACTGTTCACCCTGGTGCCGACCTTGATCGAGATCGCCATGGTGCTGGCGGTCATGCTGGCGCGCTATAGCGGTTGGTTCGCCGCCACCATCGCGCTGACCTTTGTGGCCTACGGCGGCTACACGCTGTTGTTTACGGCGCGCCGCAGCACCCACCAGCGCCGCGTCAACAAGCTGGACTCGCACGCCAAGAGCCGCCTGGCCGACAGCCTGATCAACTATGAAACCATCAAGTATTTCTGCAACGAGGCGCTGGAGGCGCGCCAGTTCGCGGCCATCATGCAGCACTGGCGCGAGGCGGTCGGCCACAACCAGCGCGCGCTGTTCATCCTGCATGTCGGGCAGAGCGCCATCATCGCCGCCGGTGTCGCCGCCGTCATGCTGCTGGCCGGCGACGCCGTCTGGCGCGGCCGCATGACGGTGGGCGACCTGGTGCTGGTCAATGCCTACGTGTTGCAGGTTTGCCTGCCGCTGAACGCGCTCGGCTTCATCTACCGCGAGACGCGCGACGCCAGGGTCAACGTCGAGCGCCTGTTCGCGCTGCTGGGCGAGCGGCCCGAAGTGGACGAATCGGCGCCGCTGCCCGCGCTGCGGACGGCCGGCGGCGAGCTGGTGTTCGAGGGCGTCGGGTTTCACTACGAGGCCGAGCGGCCGCTGCTGAGCGATATCAGCCTGCGCATCGCGCCGGGCCGCACGCTGGCCGTGGTCGGCAGCAGCGGTTCCGGCAAGTCGACCCTGGCGCGCTTGCTGCTGCGTTTTTACGATCCCACGGCCGGCCGCATCCTGGTCGACGGCCAGGATATCCGCGCCGTCAGTCCGACCAGCCTGCGCCAGGCGATCGGCGTGGTGCCGCAGGAGACCGTGCTGTTCAACGACACCATCGCCTACAACATCGGCTACGGCCGCGTCGGCGCCGGCCCGGCGGAAGTGGAGCAGGCCGCCCGCGCCGCCCATCTGCACGATTTCATCGCCGCGCTGCCGCAGGGGTACGACACGCTGGTGGGCGAGCGCGGCGTCATGCTGTCGGGCGGCGAGCGCCAGCGCCTGGCCATCGCCCGCATCGTGCTGAAGAATCCGCCGATGCTGATTTTCGACGAAGCCACGTCCGCGCTTGATCCAGCTTCAGAACACGCGATTCAGCTGGAACTTAACCGCCTGTCAAAAAATCGAAGCATTATGATCATCGCGCACCGGCTCTCGACGGTCGTCGGCGCCGACGAAATCATCGTGCTGGAACACGGTCGCATCGAGGAGCGCGGCACCCATGCCGAGCTGCTCAGGCAGCAGGGCTTTTATGCGCGGCTGTGGCAGCTCCAGCAACGGGTGGAACAGGAAACGGCGCAACGTCACGTGGTGTTTTGAACCGGAGGTGGAATGAAACAACTGGCAATCTCGGGGGAGCGCCCATGCGTGCGCTAGACATCCTGACCTGGCATACGCACGGCAGCTATCTCTTCTATCTGAGCCAGGCGCCGCACCGCTTCCACGTGGTGTCGCGGCCCGGACGTCCGCCGGGGTATGGCGGACGTTGCGGTGATATGCCCTGGGCAGACAACGTCATCGACCTGCCGTCCGCGCAGGTGCGACGGCGCCATTTCGATTGCATCATCTACCAGGACGATCCGCAGTACTTCCGCGACCAGTACGAGCTGCTGACACCCGAACAACGCCATCTGCCGCGTATCTACATCGAACACGACACGCCCCGTCCCCACGCGACCGATACGGTGCACCCGGTCGACGACCCCGGCCTGCTGCTGGTGCATGTGACGCCCTACAACGCGCTGATGTGGGACAGCGGACGCACGCCATGCACGGTGATCGAGCACGGCGTGAGCGTGCCGTCCGGGATCGCCTATCGCGGCGGACGCGAGCGCGGGCTGGTGGTGGTCAATCATCTGGCCCGGCGCGGACGCCGGCTCGGCGCCGACCTGTTCGCGGCCGCGCGCGCCCAGGTGCCGCTGGACCTGGTCGGCATGGGTTCCGACGAGCTGGACGGCCTCGGCGAGATCGCGCATGGGCAACTGCCGGATTTCATGGCCGACTACCGCTGGTTCTTCCATCCGGCGCGCTACACCAGCCTCGGGCTGGCAGTGATCGAAGCCATGATGGTCGGCCTGCCGGTGGTCGGACTGGCCACGACGGAACTGCCGACCGTGATCGAGAACGGCCGCAGCGGCTTCATCGACACCCGGCCCGAGCGGCTGATCGACGCCATGCGCGCGCTGTTGTGCGAGCCGGGTCTGGCGCGCGAACTGGGCATGCGCGGCCGCGCCATTGCGCGGGAACGCTTTCATATCGACCGTTTTGTCGCCGACTGGAACCGCACGCTGACGCGCGTGACCGGACTTTAATCAGGAGCCTTTGCCATGCTGAAAATTGCCATCATCAGTGATCACGCCTCGCCGCTGGCCGCGCCGGGAAGCATCGACAGCGGCGGCCAGAATGTCTATGTCGCGCATCTGGCCTGCCAGTTGGCCCGGCTCGGCTGCGCGGTCGACATCTTCACGCGGCGCGACAGCCCGGGCCAGGCGCTGCTGACGCACTGGCAGCGCAATGTGCGCGTGATCCACGTGCCGGCCGGCCCCGCCGGCTTTGTCAGCAAGGAGGACATGCTGCCGCACATGGAGCAGTTCGCCCGCTTCGTGGTGGGTTTCGCGCGCGACCAGCGGCCCCGCTATGACATTGTGCACGCCAATTTCTTCATGTCCGGGCAGGTCGCGCGGGAGCTGCGGCGCGCGCTTGGCATCCCGTATGTGGTCACGTTCCACGCGCTCGGCATGGTCAGGCGCATGGCGCAGCGCGGCGCCGACGGTTTTCCCGACGAACGCGTGGCGCTCGAGCGCGCGCTGATGCGCGACGCCGACCGCGTCATCGCCGAGTGCCGGCAAGACCTGCAGGACATGGTGCGCCTGTACGGCGCCCGGCGCGCCAACATCGACATCGTGCCGTGCGGCTTCGATCCGCTGACCTTGTGGCCGGTGCGCGAGCGCGCCCGCGCCAGGCTGGGACTGGCGGAGGACGACTTCATCGTGCTGCAACTGGGCCGCATGGTGCCGCGCAAGGGCATCGACACGGTCATCGAAGGGGTCGCCGAGCTGGCCGCGCGCCACGGCGTGCGGGCGCGCCTGCTGGTGGTCGGCGGCGCGGCGCCACCCGGCGGCGGGCACGACACCGCCGAACTGCGCTCGCTGATGGCGCTCACCGATCGGCTCGGCCTGGGGCAGCAGGTCACCTTCACGGGGCCGAAGGCGCCGGCCGAATTGCGCTACTGGTACAGCGCGGCCGACGTGTTCGTCACGACGCCCTGGTACGAGCCCTTCGGCATCACGCCGGTGGAGGCGATGGCGTGCGCCACGCCGGTCATCGGCGCGGCGGTGGGCGGCATCAAAAGCACGGTGGTCGACGGCCGCACCGGCTATCTGATCGCGCCGCGCGACCCGGTGCAGCTGGCCGCGCGGCTGCACCGGCTGTATGCCGACCCGGACCACGCGCGCAAGCTCGGCCGCGCCGGTTGGCGGCGCGCGCATCGCTACTACACCTGGCGCGGCGTCGCCCAGCGCATCCTGTCGGTCTACGAGGGCGTGGTCGCGAGGAACGCGCGCCAGGCCGCCGGCGCCGGCAAGACCGAAAGGGCCGCGCAGCTTGGACCGGTTGAGCGGCTGGAGGAGACGGCCAGCGCGCCGACACAGGAGTTTACCTTGGGAGGAACCTCGTAATGCAAAGCGATCTCGATACTAGTCTGGAGGGCAGGGTGGTGCTGGTGACAGGCGGCGCCAGCGGCCTGGGCGAGGCACTGTGCCGGTTGCTGGCGGGCGCCGGCGCGTGCGTCACGGTGGCCGATCTCGACGGCGAGAAGGCCGGCGCGCTGGCGCAGGCGCTGCGCAAGAAGGGCTTGCGCGCCGACTCCGCCGGCCTGGACGTCGGCGACGCCGGCGCGGCCGCGCGTATCGTCGGCCAAACCGTCGGCCGCTGGGGCCGGTTCGATATCTTGATCAACAACGCCGGCACGGACCGGACCTTGCCGATGACGGAGCTGGCGCCGGCCGACTGGCTGCGTGTCATCGGGACCAACCTGAACGGGCCTTTCTTCCTGGCGCGCGGCGCCGCCCTGCACATGAT is part of the Oxalobacteraceae bacterium OTU3CAMAD1 genome and encodes:
- a CDS encoding penicillin acylase family protein, with the protein product MQKSRLTVWSRRILLVAVALLVLALLGVWLYLRGSLSQLDGTRQAAGLETTASVARDERGVPVISGGSRLDVAYATGFVHAQERYFQMDLLRRAAAGELSELFGARALPMDKARRFHRFRARADLAFKSLSAQDRALLDRYAAGVNAGLGALSTKPFEYALVGMPPRAWLATDSLLVIWAMYFDLQGSLLPRELARGWFAEHASEEQRAFLAPESTQWDAPLDADKVPGEPPPIPAAAPAWWGKPGTAGTAPLSKMAFAPLPAEMLNTVGSNNWAVAGSRSDSGGAIVSDDMHLGIQLPTIWYRAALQFPDAKGGQRRVVGVTLPGTPVVVAGSNGHVAWGFTNSYGDYLDLIALEADPAKPGQVLTQSGWETPSEHQETILVKGAPAETLVVRETSLGPIREAMGRSYAVHWTAHTLAAVNVNVQKLEGADTLDQALAIAPTLGIPAQNFVGGDDKGNIGWTVAGPLPRRAPAGVEITYPLSADDKAGVWDGWLTPAEYPKVVNPASGQLATANSRQLAGAGAAFLGDGGFDLGARTHQVREDLTALGAKTDVKKVYAIALDDRAVFLTPWRKRAIAALDGKAVADHPRRAEALELLKTSWTGRASVDSVGYRITRAYMYALYDILFENADQQMAAIDPKASMAAISARWPVVLARLLDAQPPGWLPPQFADWQVLQLTALDRVIADLTKDGEPFSEATWGRRNTAASAHPMASALPVVGRFLKVAPDMLSGDQHMPRVAGPTFGQSERMTVTPGREQEGIFNMPAGQSGHPLSPNFLGGREDWLGARESPLLPGPVKHTLTFVK
- a CDS encoding carbamoyltransferase, with protein sequence MDDGPVVLGINRTQDASACLLRGSTLQWAVQKERLSRVKHHWGRPGDLQDYYAARLPGLDAPVDVLVECYSSDAEIDNLVAYERELATTLKLAPHARRARISHHAAHLYSAFHPSPFTRAAVMVIDGQGSAVVDFTEHWADAAAVPGHWREVSSFYMAARDHVGRIDCIGKQLWERDEQQPAGLGMFYFMLTQAIFPGEGNEGKVMGLAPFGDPYALGMPPLEVDGCRVFMPDRWRALLAERERFRYAPTGGGVLQDIANLAAAGQSAFEDALLQVARWLHARTGADQLCFAGGTALNCSVNERLLCETPFRSLFIPPTPGDGGTALGCAVYGLTELAERRCDFRWRDDYLGPPPDDADIEAALRDADDLLVERLDSREALCARMVDLLADNKALALFQGRSEFGPRALGHRSILADPRGERMRDWINARVKQREWFRPLAPAVLLERAGEYFDLMHPAPFMQFAVPVTPFGAQRLGATTHIDRSARLQSVGPDDDPLLRALLLAFEARTGVPVLLNTSFNRKDEPIVETPSEAVEAFRATPLHALAMPPYLVRKRVEPDAPF
- a CDS encoding glycosyltransferase family 9 protein, whose protein sequence is MNPPLLQRIGEGPVAVFRALYLGDMLCAVPALKALRMALPRSRIVLVGLPWAEQFSRRYSAYVDDFIAFPGHPDLPEQPALPYAQEEFYSHMRGQEFALALQMHGSGEVSNGIVGAFGARVQAGYGTVARSPCGTRHALPFPGHGAEPLRLLRLVRWLGADAIGCRMEFPLMQEDWDELAQTGAARGLHAGSYVCIHAGARTRDKCWPPARFAEVADRLAFEHGLKIVLTGSASEADLADAVADRMSTPAINATVPMSVGAMAALMSGARLLISNDTGVSHIAAGLGLRSVVIFSKADMGRWAPLNRRLHRCIRDPEARKTQLVLAQARSLLVAARMADAAQRRHWAWVYA
- a CDS encoding glycosyltransferase family 9 protein, translating into MSTPAPSARTPAPPQAQLMAPGSPLPDVRHIVALRPNAIGDYVFALPALHGLRASYPAARITLLGKPWHASFLHGRPGPVSDVIVMPALPGIGAPPDGSTPDSARQLVAALRNMRIDLALQMYGGGTYSNAFVASLGATVSIGAATPGAPPLDRTIAYSRLANRRIELLQIAALAGARPSLVSPELEVTAADRAMADRILPDHAGARLVVMHPGASDPRRCWAPAGFAAVADALADAGAQIVISATEAEADTARALVQHMRHRPIDLTGRLPLAGLCGLLDRAELIVSNDTGPLHLALALGKPAVGVFWLTNMIESCPLAQHLLRPALSMRVHCPVCGEENLRTRCAHDASFVADVGHDEVIALALELFRDTK